Proteins encoded by one window of Candidatus Zixiibacteriota bacterium:
- the rpoC gene encoding DNA-directed RNA polymerase subunit beta' — protein MADLTGRSQGDRKKPSDFAAIQIQIASPEMILSWSYGEVTKPETINYRSFKPERDGLFCERIFGPVKDWECNCGKYKRIRFRGIVCDRCGVEVTQSKVRRERMGHIQLAVPVSHIWYFKSLPSRIGNLLDISIRELEKILYYESYLIIDPGNTSYNEGDVISEEEFLDLEEAGKTFDARMGADAVREMLRKIDIDELAVTLRAQAKVETSAQRKKDILKRLRIIESFRQSNNRPEWMIMDVIPVIPPDLRPLVPLEGGRFATSDLNDLYRRVINRNNRLKKLIDIQAPEVILRNEKRMLQEAVDALFDNGRRTHSVRGDSKRPLKSLSDLLKGKQGRFRQNLLGKRVDYSGRSVIVVGPELKLHQCGLPKNMALELFKPFIIMKLEEKGYVQTVKSAKKLVEKERPEVWDILEEIIEDHPVLLNRAPTLHRLGIQAFYPVLVEGKAIRLHPLVCAAFNADFDGDQMAVHVPLSFEAQLEARVLMLSTNNILLPSSGRPIAIPSQDIVLGCYYLTKTKAGSKGEGMSFSSIAEALAAYDHGHLALHAQISVRINHQLVQTTPGRLIFNGIIPDEVPFFNDIANRGTLEDIVKDVFTRLGQEATVEFLDRLKYLGFEYATLSGVTVSIDDLVVPPQKENLLKNASDEVAKITKRYERGVITNGERYNQVIDTWTRVTGEIASVMFENLSAQKGGFNPVFMMADSGARGSKEQIRQLAGMRGLMAKPQKKITGGVGEIIENPITANFREGLTVQEYFISTHGARKGLADTALKTADAGYLTRRLVDVAQDVIIREPDCGTILGLHVAAIKEGEEVIESLADRILGRVALEDIYDPINDELIVAAGEQIEEKHAVIIEDSGIDRVGIRSVLTCESKYGVCAKCYGRNLASMKMVQIGEAVGVIAAQSIGEPGTQLTLRTFHIGGTAARIAEQSRVEAKYPGTVAFKDIKAVDRDDDTVMVTSRDGVGEAHIVDDDGRVRARLRVPYGAHLFVKEGQKINKGDVVYEWDPYTGTILTEKTGTVKFKDLILDVSYREAIDDQTGMIQQIIMDTKDKSLFPTVMIESDKGKTLASYRVPTEAQLQVTDGQAVVAGDLLVKMPRFISKSRDITGGLPRVAELFEARRPHDPAVIAEIEGVVEFGKTIRGQQQIFVKGEEGEEREYLIPHGKHLMVHAGDRVIAGDRLCEGPKDPHDILRVSGDQEVQAYLVDEIQEVYRLQGVKINDKHIEVIVRQMMQKVLIEYVGDTNFLEGEKVDKIKFYEENARVIAEGGEPARFQPLLLGITRASLTTESFISAASFQETTKVLTEAAVSGKIDYLLGLKENVIIGHLIPAGTGIEKYRGLKAVIEDEEESEVEGSIGESKEISALDIFNKNS, from the coding sequence ATGGCCGATTTGACAGGAAGAAGTCAGGGAGATAGAAAGAAGCCCTCGGACTTTGCGGCAATCCAGATTCAGATTGCTTCACCCGAGATGATCCTGTCCTGGTCCTACGGCGAGGTGACCAAGCCGGAGACCATCAATTATCGTTCGTTCAAGCCGGAACGAGACGGCCTTTTCTGCGAAAGAATTTTTGGCCCCGTTAAAGATTGGGAATGCAACTGCGGCAAATACAAACGAATCCGTTTCCGCGGTATTGTTTGTGACCGCTGCGGTGTTGAGGTTACCCAGTCGAAGGTTCGTCGTGAACGCATGGGACATATTCAACTGGCGGTGCCGGTTTCACACATCTGGTATTTCAAGTCCCTTCCATCGCGCATAGGCAACCTTCTCGATATTTCAATACGGGAACTGGAGAAGATTCTGTATTACGAATCCTATCTCATTATCGACCCGGGCAATACCTCGTATAACGAAGGTGACGTGATATCGGAAGAGGAATTCCTCGATCTCGAAGAGGCGGGGAAGACTTTCGACGCGCGGATGGGCGCTGATGCCGTCCGTGAGATGCTCAGGAAAATCGATATCGATGAACTGGCCGTTACGCTGCGAGCGCAGGCCAAAGTGGAAACATCGGCCCAGCGCAAGAAAGATATTCTCAAACGGCTGCGGATTATCGAATCCTTCCGTCAGTCGAACAATCGTCCCGAGTGGATGATCATGGATGTTATTCCGGTCATTCCGCCGGACCTTCGTCCTCTGGTTCCGCTCGAGGGCGGGCGGTTCGCAACCTCGGATCTTAACGACCTGTATCGTCGCGTTATCAATCGCAACAACCGTCTGAAAAAGCTTATAGATATTCAGGCGCCCGAAGTGATTCTTCGCAACGAAAAGAGGATGCTTCAGGAGGCGGTCGATGCCCTGTTCGATAACGGGCGTCGTACCCATTCCGTTCGCGGTGATTCGAAGCGGCCACTCAAGTCTCTTTCGGATCTGCTCAAGGGCAAGCAGGGACGTTTCCGTCAGAACCTTCTCGGTAAGCGCGTCGATTACTCCGGCCGTTCGGTCATCGTGGTTGGCCCGGAGTTGAAGCTGCACCAGTGCGGTTTGCCCAAGAACATGGCGCTGGAGTTGTTCAAGCCGTTTATTATCATGAAGCTTGAAGAGAAGGGCTATGTGCAGACGGTTAAGTCGGCAAAGAAGCTGGTTGAGAAGGAGCGTCCGGAGGTCTGGGATATTCTCGAGGAGATTATCGAGGATCATCCGGTGTTGCTCAACCGTGCTCCCACGCTGCATCGTCTGGGCATCCAGGCGTTTTATCCGGTGCTGGTGGAGGGTAAAGCCATTCGCCTTCACCCGCTCGTCTGCGCTGCGTTTAACGCCGACTTTGACGGTGACCAGATGGCGGTTCACGTACCTCTTTCTTTCGAGGCGCAGCTCGAGGCGCGGGTACTTATGTTGTCGACCAACAACATTCTGCTGCCATCGTCGGGCCGTCCGATCGCCATTCCCAGCCAGGATATCGTGCTCGGCTGTTACTATCTGACCAAGACGAAGGCCGGCAGTAAAGGTGAAGGAATGAGCTTCAGTTCTATTGCTGAGGCGCTGGCCGCTTATGATCACGGTCATCTGGCGTTGCATGCTCAGATTAGCGTCAGGATCAATCATCAACTGGTCCAGACCACTCCCGGGCGGTTGATTTTTAACGGCATAATCCCCGACGAGGTCCCGTTCTTTAATGATATTGCCAACAGGGGTACGCTGGAAGATATCGTCAAGGATGTTTTCACCCGTTTGGGACAGGAAGCTACCGTTGAGTTTCTTGACCGGTTGAAATATCTCGGCTTTGAATATGCCACGCTTTCGGGTGTCACGGTTTCAATCGATGATCTGGTTGTGCCGCCGCAAAAGGAGAACCTTTTGAAGAACGCTTCCGATGAGGTGGCGAAGATCACCAAGCGCTATGAGCGTGGTGTGATTACTAACGGTGAACGCTATAACCAGGTGATTGATACCTGGACCCGTGTCACCGGTGAGATTGCCAGTGTCATGTTTGAGAATCTGTCGGCTCAGAAGGGCGGTTTCAACCCGGTGTTCATGATGGCTGATTCCGGCGCTCGCGGCTCCAAGGAGCAGATTCGTCAGTTGGCCGGCATGCGTGGTTTGATGGCCAAGCCTCAGAAGAAGATCACTGGCGGTGTCGGCGAAATTATCGAGAACCCGATTACCGCCAACTTCCGTGAAGGTCTCACTGTGCAGGAATACTTTATTTCCACGCACGGTGCCCGTAAAGGGTTGGCCGACACGGCCTTAAAGACAGCCGACGCGGGTTATCTGACTCGCCGTCTGGTCGATGTTGCGCAGGATGTAATCATTCGCGAGCCGGATTGCGGGACGATTCTGGGACTTCATGTCGCTGCGATCAAAGAGGGCGAGGAAGTTATCGAATCGCTGGCTGATCGTATTCTCGGGCGCGTAGCGTTGGAGGATATCTATGATCCAATTAACGATGAATTGATTGTCGCCGCCGGCGAGCAGATCGAAGAGAAGCATGCTGTCATTATCGAAGACAGCGGCATCGACAGGGTAGGTATCCGCTCGGTGCTCACTTGCGAATCGAAGTATGGTGTGTGCGCTAAGTGCTACGGTCGCAACCTGGCCAGTATGAAAATGGTTCAAATCGGCGAAGCGGTGGGCGTGATTGCGGCTCAGTCAATCGGTGAGCCGGGTACACAGCTTACACTGCGTACCTTCCATATCGGCGGTACGGCCGCACGTATTGCCGAGCAGTCGCGAGTCGAGGCTAAATATCCGGGTACGGTCGCTTTCAAAGATATTAAGGCGGTGGACCGTGATGATGATACCGTGATGGTCACCAGCCGTGACGGTGTTGGTGAGGCGCACATCGTTGATGATGACGGTCGTGTGCGTGCCCGGCTTCGGGTTCCTTACGGCGCCCACCTGTTCGTAAAAGAGGGCCAGAAGATAAACAAGGGTGATGTGGTTTATGAATGGGATCCTTACACCGGTACGATTCTCACCGAGAAGACCGGTACGGTGAAATTCAAAGACCTCATTCTTGATGTTTCATATCGTGAGGCGATTGACGACCAGACCGGTATGATTCAGCAGATCATTATGGACACCAAAGACAAGTCGCTTTTCCCGACCGTGATGATAGAGAGCGACAAGGGCAAGACACTGGCGAGCTATAGGGTTCCGACCGAGGCGCAGCTTCAAGTGACTGATGGACAGGCTGTTGTCGCCGGCGACCTGCTTGTAAAGATGCCTCGTTTTATCTCCAAGTCGCGAGATATCACGGGTGGTTTGCCGCGCGTAGCCGAACTGTTTGAGGCTCGTCGTCCCCACGATCCGGCTGTGATCGCCGAAATCGAAGGAGTTGTCGAGTTTGGCAAGACTATCCGCGGTCAGCAGCAGATTTTTGTTAAGGGCGAAGAAGGTGAGGAGAGAGAATACCTCATCCCACACGGCAAGCACCTGATGGTTCACGCCGGTGACCGGGTCATAGCCGGTGATCGTTTATGTGAAGGCCCGAAGGACCCGCACGATATTCTTCGCGTATCCGGCGACCAGGAAGTTCAGGCTTATCTGGTGGACGAGATCCAGGAAGTTTATCGGCTTCAGGGCGTAAAGATAAACGACAAGCATATCGAAGTGATAGTGCGTCAGATGATGCAGAAAGTGTTGATCGAGTATGTCGGTGATACGAATTTCCTCGAGGGCGAGAAGGTCGATAAGATCAAGTTCTATGAGGAAAACGCTCGTGTAATTGCCGAGGGCGGCGAGCCGGCGCGGTTCCAGCCACTTCTTTTGGGTATTACGAGGGCATCACTGACGACGGAGAGCTTCATATCGGCGGCTTCGTTCCAGGAGACGACGAAGGTTCTGACCGAGGCGGCGGTATCCGGTAAGATCGACTATCTGCTTGGCCTGAAAGAGAATGTCATTATCGGACATTTGATTCCGGCCGGGACAGGCATCGAAAAATACCGGGGCTTGAAGGCCGTGATTGAAGATGAGGAAGAGTCCGAAGTCGAGGGTTCAATAGGAGAGTCGAAAGAAATTTCGGCCCTCGATATTTTTAACAAAAACTCTTGA
- the rpsL gene encoding 30S ribosomal protein S12, protein MPTINQLIRKGRTQPTYKTKAPAMGSCPQKRGVCTRVYTSTPKKPNSALRKVARVRLTNQIEVTAYIPGEGHNLQEHSIVMIRGGRVKDLPGVRYHIIRGTMDTSGVAERKRSRSKYGTKKPKE, encoded by the coding sequence TTGCCGACTATTAATCAGTTGATTCGAAAGGGAAGAACACAGCCTACCTACAAGACCAAGGCTCCGGCCATGGGTTCTTGTCCTCAGAAGCGTGGTGTGTGTACCAGGGTGTATACATCGACGCCGAAGAAACCGAACTCGGCTTTGAGAAAGGTGGCTCGTGTCCGTTTGACCAACCAGATTGAGGTCACCGCATATATACCCGGAGAAGGCCACAATCTTCAGGAGCACTCGATCGTGATGATTCGCGGCGGGCGTGTGAAAGATCTGCCCGGTGTTCGTTATCACATTATCAGAGGCACCATGGATACGTCCGGTGTCGCTGAGAGGAAACGTAGTCGCTCGAAATATGGGACCAAGAAACCTAAGGAATAG
- the rpsG gene encoding 30S ribosomal protein S7 — MSRRTSAQKREIVPDYKYQDRLITQFVSCLMKSGKRSTAEGLFYSALDSVEKKTGQGGLEMFHKAVNNVKPVLEVRSRRVGGATYQVPVEVRPNRRTALAIRWLISYASARSGNSMADKLAGEFIAAANNEGASIKKKEDTHKMAEANKAFAHFRW, encoded by the coding sequence ATGTCGAGAAGAACAAGCGCCCAGAAAAGGGAAATAGTCCCTGATTATAAATACCAGGACAGGCTGATCACGCAGTTTGTGTCATGCCTGATGAAGAGTGGTAAGCGTTCAACGGCTGAGGGTCTGTTTTATTCAGCGTTGGACAGCGTTGAAAAGAAAACCGGCCAGGGCGGTCTTGAGATGTTTCACAAGGCCGTGAATAATGTCAAGCCGGTTTTGGAAGTCAGGTCGCGCCGCGTGGGTGGCGCCACCTACCAGGTTCCGGTCGAGGTTCGTCCGAACCGTCGTACCGCTTTGGCGATACGGTGGTTGATTTCGTACGCCTCGGCCAGGAGTGGAAATTCTATGGCTGATAAGTTGGCCGGCGAGTTTATAGCCGCTGCTAACAATGAAGGAGCGTCGATTAAAAAGAAAGAAGACACCCATAAGATGGCCGAGGCCAATAAGGCCTTCGCCCATTTCAGGTGGTAG
- the fusA gene encoding elongation factor G, with translation MSDKERLQKIRNIGIMAHIDAGKTTTTERILFYTGKTHRMGEVHDGAATMDWMEQEKERGITITSAATTAFWRNHTINIIDTPGHVDFTVEVERSLRVLDGAVALFCAVGGVEPQSETVWRQADKYGVPRIAYINKMDRTGASFEHTLKMMNDRFATKCVAVAIPAGEGEMFSGIIDLLSMKFRVFHEDSQGTTFDDLEVPSDMLSTANEYREKLLEAVADYDDHLLEQFLHDEELDPAEVMAAVRKATIEVSMVPVLCGSSFRNKGIQKLLDSIVDFLPSPVDMPPVKGHDVDRPDKVIERHPDTEDPASALAFKIMTDPYVGKLTYIRVYSGIVRAGSYLYNPTSGIKERIARLLRMHSNKREDIKEALAGDIVAAIGLRKTTTGDTLCDPKHPVLLESMTFPAPVVSVSIEPRTKADQEKLSDALTKLSEEDPTFKVRYDEETGQTVISGMGELHLEILVDRLMREFSVGAAVGKPSVAYKEAITQSVECEGRFVRQTGGKGQFGHVILRIKPTEDGSEFKFENKLIGGTIPREYVPAVEKGIKGALANGIVAGYPVTGVHCELLDGSYHEVDSNEMAFQIAGSMAFQAGARKAGPVLLEPIMDVEVVVPEAYMGAVVGDLNSRRGKIKGMVPRNDVTVIAVSVPLSEMFGYANTLRNISQGRAVFTMQFAKYSQVPAEVSQKMFEGVKI, from the coding sequence ATGTCTGACAAAGAGAGATTACAGAAGATTCGCAACATCGGCATCATGGCCCACATCGACGCCGGCAAGACCACGACCACCGAGCGGATATTGTTTTACACGGGTAAGACGCACCGGATGGGAGAGGTTCACGATGGCGCCGCCACGATGGATTGGATGGAGCAGGAGAAAGAGCGCGGCATAACGATCACGTCGGCCGCGACTACCGCCTTCTGGCGCAACCACACCATCAATATCATCGATACTCCGGGTCATGTCGATTTTACGGTCGAAGTCGAGCGCTCCCTGAGAGTTCTCGACGGCGCGGTGGCTCTTTTCTGCGCTGTTGGCGGTGTCGAGCCGCAGTCCGAAACCGTGTGGCGTCAGGCCGACAAATACGGTGTTCCGCGAATCGCCTATATAAATAAAATGGACCGTACCGGCGCCAGTTTTGAGCATACCCTCAAGATGATGAATGACCGCTTTGCCACCAAATGCGTGGCGGTGGCTATTCCCGCGGGCGAGGGTGAGATGTTCAGTGGCATTATCGACTTGCTGTCGATGAAATTTCGTGTTTTTCATGAAGACTCTCAGGGTACGACCTTTGACGATCTCGAAGTGCCTTCCGACATGCTCTCGACGGCCAACGAGTATCGCGAGAAGTTGCTCGAGGCGGTGGCCGATTATGATGACCACCTTCTCGAGCAGTTTCTCCACGACGAGGAGCTCGACCCCGCCGAGGTTATGGCGGCGGTAAGGAAAGCCACCATTGAGGTATCGATGGTACCGGTTCTCTGCGGTTCGTCGTTCAGAAACAAGGGCATTCAAAAGCTGCTCGATAGCATCGTCGACTTCTTGCCGTCGCCCGTGGATATGCCCCCGGTCAAGGGGCACGATGTCGATCGTCCCGATAAGGTTATCGAGCGTCATCCTGATACCGAGGATCCGGCATCGGCTCTGGCTTTCAAAATCATGACCGACCCGTATGTGGGTAAGCTGACCTATATTAGAGTATACTCCGGCATTGTCAGGGCCGGTTCATATCTGTACAACCCGACCTCGGGTATTAAAGAGCGCATAGCGCGTCTTCTCAGGATGCACTCCAACAAGCGCGAGGATATCAAAGAGGCTCTGGCCGGTGATATCGTGGCCGCCATCGGTCTTCGCAAGACCACCACCGGTGATACCCTGTGTGATCCCAAGCACCCGGTTTTGCTGGAGAGCATGACTTTCCCGGCCCCGGTGGTATCGGTCTCGATTGAGCCGAGAACCAAAGCCGACCAGGAGAAGCTCTCCGACGCTTTGACGAAGTTGTCCGAGGAGGACCCCACCTTTAAGGTGCGTTATGATGAAGAGACGGGCCAGACCGTTATCAGCGGTATGGGCGAGCTGCACTTGGAAATTCTCGTCGACCGGCTCATGCGTGAATTTTCCGTTGGCGCGGCGGTGGGTAAGCCCTCGGTGGCCTACAAGGAGGCTATCACCCAGAGCGTGGAATGTGAAGGCAGATTCGTCCGTCAGACGGGCGGAAAAGGTCAGTTTGGACATGTGATTCTGCGCATAAAGCCGACCGAAGACGGCTCGGAGTTCAAGTTCGAGAACAAGTTGATTGGCGGGACTATTCCCAGGGAGTATGTACCGGCGGTTGAAAAGGGCATCAAGGGCGCTTTGGCCAATGGCATCGTTGCCGGGTATCCGGTGACAGGCGTACATTGTGAACTTCTCGACGGCAGCTATCACGAAGTGGACTCCAACGAGATGGCTTTCCAGATTGCCGGTTCGATGGCCTTCCAGGCAGGCGCCCGCAAGGCCGGCCCGGTTCTGCTCGAGCCTATCATGGATGTTGAAGTGGTGGTGCCCGAGGCCTATATGGGCGCTGTGGTCGGCGATTTAAATTCCCGCCGAGGGAAAATTAAGGGTATGGTGCCGCGAAACGATGTTACCGTCATAGCTGTCAGCGTGCCTCTTTCGGAGATGTTCGGTTACGCCAATACGCTTAGAAATATATCGCAGGGACGGGCGGTATTTACGATGCAGTTCGCTAAATACTCGCAGGTGCCTGCGGAAGTATCCCAGAAAATGTTTGAAGGTGTGAAAATATAG
- a CDS encoding GTP-binding protein has translation MAKEKFERTKPHVNVGTIGHVDHGKTTLTAAITMYLSRKNKT, from the coding sequence ATGGCTAAGGAGAAATTTGAACGGACGAAGCCGCATGTTAACGTGGGCACGATTGGTCACGTGGATCATGGTAAGACGACGTTGACGGCGGCGATAACGATGTATTTGAGTCGTAAGAACAAGACG
- the tuf gene encoding elongation factor Tu (EF-Tu; promotes GTP-dependent binding of aminoacyl-tRNA to the A-site of ribosomes during protein biosynthesis; when the tRNA anticodon matches the mRNA codon, GTP hydrolysis results; the inactive EF-Tu-GDP leaves the ribosome and release of GDP is promoted by elongation factor Ts; many prokaryotes have two copies of the gene encoding EF-Tu), with the protein GDNITISVELITPIAMEKELRFAIREGGRTVGAGVIADILE; encoded by the coding sequence GGGAGACAACATCACGATATCGGTGGAGTTGATCACGCCGATAGCGATGGAGAAGGAGCTTCGTTTTGCCATTCGCGAGGGTGGCCGCACGGTTGGCGCCGGCGTCATTGCCGACATATTGGAATAG
- the rpsJ gene encoding 30S ribosomal protein S10, which produces MDVQKIRIRLKAYDHYALDKSTKEIARTVLRTGAKIVGPVPLPTKRTVYTVLRSPHVDKKSREQFETRVHKRVIDIYESTPQTVDALMKLDLPAGVDVEIKT; this is translated from the coding sequence ATGGATGTTCAAAAAATAAGAATAAGGCTCAAAGCGTACGACCACTACGCCCTCGACAAGTCGACGAAGGAGATAGCGCGTACGGTACTTCGGACCGGAGCCAAAATAGTAGGTCCGGTGCCGCTTCCGACGAAGCGGACGGTCTACACGGTTTTGCGTTCGCCGCATGTGGACAAGAAGTCGCGGGAGCAGTTTGAGACCCGGGTACATAAGCGTGTCATCGACATCTATGAATCCACGCCTCAGACTGTCGACGCTTTAATGAAGCTGGATCTCCCGGCCGGTGTTGACGTGGAGATTAAGACCTGA
- the rplC gene encoding 50S ribosomal protein L3, with protein MKEIIGKKLGMTRIFMADGEAVPVTVIQAGPCPVVQKKTSDKDGYVAYQVGFKPQRKNLVNKPKAGHFAKANVEPTHYLREITCDESEFEVGSELKVGIFKPGERVDVTGISRGLGFAGAMKRHHFQGANKTHGQSDRWRAPGSVGSSSYPSRVFKGQRMAGRMGRDRVTTLNLEIVKIIEDENLMLVKGAVPGFTGSVVKIRSTNRG; from the coding sequence ATGAAAGAGATAATAGGCAAGAAACTCGGCATGACCCGCATATTCATGGCTGACGGTGAGGCGGTTCCGGTAACGGTAATTCAGGCCGGACCGTGCCCGGTGGTGCAGAAGAAGACCTCTGATAAGGACGGATACGTTGCCTATCAGGTCGGTTTTAAGCCCCAGCGCAAGAATCTGGTCAACAAGCCCAAGGCCGGCCATTTCGCCAAAGCGAATGTGGAGCCGACGCACTATCTCAGGGAGATCACCTGCGACGAGAGCGAATTTGAGGTTGGCTCTGAGTTGAAGGTGGGGATATTTAAGCCCGGTGAAAGGGTCGATGTGACCGGTATTTCTCGCGGATTGGGTTTTGCGGGCGCTATGAAACGTCACCATTTCCAGGGCGCCAACAAGACTCACGGTCAATCTGACCGCTGGCGCGCTCCTGGTTCGGTTGGTTCGTCTTCCTACCCGTCACGCGTCTTCAAGGGGCAGCGTATGGCTGGAAGAATGGGCAGAGACAGAGTGACCACGCTTAATCTTGAGATAGTCAAGATTATCGAGGATGAGAATTTAATGCTTGTTAAAGGCGCCGTCCCGGGATTCACCGGCTCGGTGGTTAAGATTCGGTCAACGAATCGAGGCTAG
- the rplD gene encoding 50S ribosomal protein L4 produces MEAKLYNQDGAAIGTVELKPEVFEVTPNESLVHQYIVTYLARQRQGNSKTKERSEVSGGGRKPWRQKGTGHARSGTIRSPLWRGGGTVFGPKPRLYGNAMPKKMKQMAIRSVFADKAQADRIRVLDEIKLAEIKTKTILGILDKFELSGKKCLILDEGQNESCLLSCRNLQKVKYGRAALANGYDLLNADYILMTKAGLEKVHEVFG; encoded by the coding sequence ATGGAAGCTAAACTTTATAATCAAGACGGTGCCGCGATTGGGACGGTGGAATTGAAGCCGGAGGTTTTCGAGGTTACACCCAACGAATCTTTGGTCCACCAGTATATCGTGACTTATCTTGCCCGCCAGCGTCAGGGAAACTCCAAGACGAAGGAGCGTTCCGAGGTCAGTGGCGGCGGGCGCAAACCGTGGCGGCAAAAAGGCACCGGCCACGCGCGCTCTGGGACTATCCGCTCGCCTCTGTGGAGAGGGGGCGGTACGGTGTTCGGCCCGAAGCCGAGACTGTACGGTAACGCCATGCCCAAGAAAATGAAGCAGATGGCTATTCGTTCGGTTTTCGCCGATAAGGCACAGGCCGATCGCATACGTGTTCTCGACGAGATCAAGCTGGCCGAGATCAAGACCAAGACCATTCTGGGAATACTTGACAAGTTCGAGCTCTCGGGCAAGAAATGTCTTATTCTGGACGAAGGTCAGAACGAGAGTTGCTTGCTCAGCTGTCGCAACCTGCAAAAGGTCAAATACGGCAGAGCGGCGCTCGCCAACGGGTATGATTTGCTCAATGCGGATTATATCCTTATGACGAAGGCCGGGCTTGAGAAAGTTCATGAGGTGTTCGGATGA
- a CDS encoding 50S ribosomal protein L23, with translation MRRDPREIIKLHLTTERSTNLREANNEYVFEVDKTANKHQIKLAAESLFKVKVEDVRTMIVPGKSRRMGRNEGKTSTWKKAIVRLKKGEVIAMFENV, from the coding sequence ATGAGAAGAGACCCTCGAGAAATAATAAAACTTCACCTGACGACCGAGCGTTCGACGAATCTGCGCGAGGCAAACAACGAATACGTGTTCGAGGTGGATAAGACGGCTAACAAGCACCAGATTAAACTGGCTGCCGAGAGTCTCTTCAAGGTCAAGGTTGAAGATGTCAGAACGATGATAGTGCCGGGCAAGTCCCGTCGCATGGGCCGCAACGAGGGAAAGACCTCGACCTGGAAGAAGGCCATCGTGCGCCTCAAAAAGGGTGAGGTAATCGCGATGTTCGAGAATGTATAA
- the rplB gene encoding 50S ribosomal protein L2: MAVKKFRPTTPSLRFRTVPAFDEITSTIPEKSLLRPLRKSGGRNNKGRITAYCRGGGHKRMYRVIDFKRCKYDVPARVASIEYDPNRSARIALLHYVDGEKAYILAPNDLKVDDILMSGESVENRVGNSMPLGKMLLGTDVHNVEMRPGKGGQMARSAGSFCQLVAKEGGKAILKMPSGEVRTVPDKCYATIGQVSNLDHKNIVWGKAGASRWRGKRPSVRGVAMNPVDHPMGGGEGRSSGGRHPCTPWGKPTKGYKTRSKRKKSDHLVQDRRVKI, from the coding sequence ATGGCTGTTAAGAAATTTCGTCCCACGACACCGTCGCTGCGATTCAGAACGGTTCCCGCCTTCGATGAGATTACATCGACGATTCCGGAAAAATCGCTTTTGCGGCCCCTGAGAAAGAGTGGTGGGCGCAACAATAAAGGACGTATTACGGCATATTGCCGCGGAGGCGGTCACAAGCGGATGTATCGGGTGATCGACTTCAAGCGCTGCAAGTACGATGTCCCCGCCCGCGTGGCTTCCATCGAATACGATCCGAATCGTTCGGCGAGAATCGCCCTGCTTCACTATGTTGACGGCGAGAAGGCATATATTTTGGCCCCGAATGATCTGAAAGTGGATGATATTCTGATGTCGGGCGAGTCGGTTGAGAATCGTGTTGGTAACTCCATGCCGCTCGGCAAGATGCTGCTGGGTACCGACGTCCACAATGTCGAGATGCGTCCTGGTAAGGGCGGACAGATGGCGCGTTCGGCCGGTTCTTTCTGCCAGCTGGTAGCTAAAGAAGGTGGCAAGGCCATTTTGAAAATGCCGTCGGGTGAAGTCCGTACGGTTCCAGATAAATGTTACGCTACGATTGGTCAGGTTTCCAACCTGGATCACAAGAATATCGTTTGGGGCAAGGCCGGCGCCTCGCGTTGGCGCGGGAAACGTCCATCGGTGCGCGGCGTGGCTATGAACCCGGTAGACCATCCCATGGGTGGCGGCGAGGGCAGATCTTCCGGTGGAAGACACCCTTGTACGCCGTGGGGTAAGCCTACCAAGGGTTATAAGACCAGAAGTAAACGGAAAAAGTCCGATCACCTTGTTCAGGATCGGCGAGTGAAAATATAG
- the rpsS gene encoding 30S ribosomal protein S19, whose protein sequence is MPRSLKKGPFVDHSLAKKVQELNDTGQKKVVKTWSRRSTILPEFVGHTFAVHNGSKFIPIYVTENMVGHKLGEFAPTRTFRGHSGRLTERSSAVKGE, encoded by the coding sequence ATGCCTCGATCGCTGAAAAAAGGACCTTTTGTTGACCATAGCCTGGCAAAGAAGGTTCAGGAATTGAACGACACCGGGCAGAAGAAGGTAGTCAAGACCTGGTCGCGCCGCTCGACGATTCTTCCGGAATTCGTCGGACATACATTTGCGGTGCACAACGGCAGCAAGTTTATCCCGATCTATGTCACTGAGAATATGGTTGGCCACAAGCTGGGCGAATTCGCTCCTACGAGAACTTTCCGCGGACACAGCGGCAGACTCACGGAACGCTCTTCGGCGGTGAAGGGAGAATAG